In Deltaproteobacteria bacterium, a single window of DNA contains:
- the map gene encoding type I methionyl aminopeptidase: protein MIVLKSPQEIEVMRRSNAIVVEILQLLSENAREGATTLELDRISEEICRKRKAKPAFKGYRGYPYSLCASVNEQVVHGFPNKRALKEGDILSMDFGVLLEGFYGDAAVTVPIGEISERAGELVRTTREALYAGIEAAREGNRLSDISHAVQRVVESKEFSVVRTFVGHGIGRDLHEEPQVPNFGPPGRGVRLREGMVLAIEPMVNEGTYEVEILDDGWTAVTKDRKLSAHFEHSVAITRNGPRILSEL from the coding sequence ATGATCGTTCTCAAGTCTCCACAAGAAATCGAGGTGATGAGGCGAAGCAACGCCATCGTCGTCGAAATACTTCAGCTCCTGTCTGAAAACGCCAGGGAGGGGGCAACCACGCTGGAATTGGATCGGATTTCTGAAGAGATTTGCAGAAAGCGGAAAGCCAAGCCGGCGTTCAAGGGATATCGGGGATATCCGTACAGCTTGTGCGCGTCCGTGAACGAACAGGTCGTTCACGGGTTCCCGAATAAGAGAGCCCTGAAAGAAGGGGATATCCTGAGCATGGATTTCGGTGTGCTCCTGGAAGGGTTTTACGGCGACGCGGCCGTTACTGTTCCTATAGGCGAAATCTCTGAAAGAGCGGGAGAACTGGTTAGAACGACAAGAGAGGCATTATACGCGGGCATAGAAGCGGCTCGGGAGGGCAACCGCCTGTCCGATATTTCCCATGCCGTGCAACGCGTTGTAGAGTCCAAAGAATTCTCCGTTGTGCGAACCTTTGTGGGACACGGTATCGGAAGAGATCTTCACGAGGAGCCGCAGGTCCCTAACTTTGGACCACCGGGCCGGGGAGTGCGTCTGCGGGAAGGCATGGTCCTGGCCATAGAGCCCATGGTGAACGAAGGAACGTATGAGGTAGAGATTCTTGATGACGGTTGGACAGCTGTTACAAAGGACAGAAAGTTGAGCGCTCATTTCGAGCATTCCGTAGCTATTACAAGAAATGGACCCCGGATATTGAGCGAGCTGTAA
- the rpmD gene encoding 50S ribosomal protein L30, translated as MSKKEIRVKLVRSPIGHPKKHKSVLVGMGLRKMNRTVTLEDTPAIRGMVHKVSHLVEIQE; from the coding sequence ATGTCGAAGAAAGAGATAAGGGTTAAGCTCGTTCGCAGCCCGATAGGACATCCTAAGAAGCACAAATCCGTGTTGGTGGGAATGGGGCTGAGGAAGATGAACCGAACGGTGACACTCGAAGATACACCGGCCATTCGAGGCATGGTTCATAAGGTGTCTCATCTGGTGGAGATTCAGGAGTAG
- the rplO gene encoding 50S ribosomal protein L15: MTLDRLKPEKGARKKTKRIGRGPGSGWGKTAGRGHKGQRARSGGRVRPGFEGGQMPLTRRLPKGGFTNIFKQKFNIVNIRDLERFDSGAEIDPSILTAAGLIKKPRWKIKLLGQGELSKRLTVRVHTASRGAIERIQSAGGKVEVI; the protein is encoded by the coding sequence ATTACGCTAGATAGACTGAAACCGGAAAAAGGCGCCCGGAAGAAGACCAAGCGTATTGGGCGTGGTCCCGGCTCCGGATGGGGCAAGACGGCGGGTCGCGGCCACAAAGGTCAACGGGCGCGATCCGGAGGAAGAGTCCGTCCCGGGTTCGAGGGCGGCCAAATGCCATTGACTCGCCGGCTGCCCAAGGGCGGATTTACCAACATCTTTAAGCAAAAATTCAATATCGTCAACATCAGGGACCTGGAACGATTCGATTCCGGCGCCGAAATTGATCCTTCGATCTTGACGGCGGCTGGGCTTATAAAGAAGCCGCGGTGGAAAATCAAATTGCTCGGGCAGGGTGAACTTTCGAAGCGGCTGACGGTTAGAGTTCATACGGCTAGCCGCGGAGCGATCGAGCGCATTCAATCTGCTGGCGGAAAGGTCGAGGTGATCTGA
- a CDS encoding adenylate kinase, with product MNLILLGGPGAGKGTQAKKLIDEFKIPQISTGDMLRAALANKTQLGLKAKGYMDKGALVPDLVVIGLVEERLAKPDCNSGYILDGFPRTVPQAEALDQVLNKLGQEIDHVLSIEVDNDELVKRLSGRRTCRSCGAMYHVMFSPPKRKSVCDKCQGELYQRDDDNEATVRNRLKVYEEQTAPLISFYEKKSLLRKVEGTGSIDDIYSRLESIIRS from the coding sequence ATGAATCTGATTCTGCTGGGTGGCCCTGGCGCCGGCAAGGGAACACAGGCCAAGAAACTGATCGATGAATTCAAAATTCCTCAGATTTCTACAGGCGATATGCTGCGTGCGGCCCTTGCGAACAAGACACAACTAGGCCTGAAGGCTAAGGGATACATGGATAAAGGCGCGCTGGTCCCGGACTTGGTGGTCATCGGCCTGGTGGAAGAGAGACTGGCAAAACCGGACTGCAACTCCGGTTATATTTTGGATGGTTTCCCTCGTACAGTGCCCCAGGCGGAAGCGCTGGATCAGGTCCTGAACAAGCTCGGCCAGGAGATCGACCACGTATTGAGCATTGAGGTAGACAACGACGAATTGGTTAAAAGGCTCAGTGGGCGGCGTACATGCAGATCTTGCGGGGCGATGTACCATGTGATGTTCTCCCCTCCGAAGAGAAAAAGCGTGTGTGACAAATGCCAGGGGGAACTGTACCAGCGAGACGACGACAATGAGGCCACGGTGCGGAACCGTCTGAAGGTATACGAGGAGCAAACAGCGCCCCTTATCAGCTTCTATGAGAAGAAGAGCCTGCTGAGAAAGGTTGAAGGCACTGGCTCCATCGATGACATCTATTCGCGTTTGGAAAGTATAATTCGTAGCTAG
- the secY gene encoding preprotein translocase subunit SecY: MIGGFQNIGKIPELRKRILFTLMMLAVYRVGCHIPTPGIDGAALAAFFERTQGTLFGLFNMFSGGALENFSVMALGIMPYISAAIILELLTVVIPYLGKLKKEGEQGRKKITQYTRYGTVVLSMVQGFGIAVGLEKMSGPGGAMVVFEPGWSFRLMAMITLAAGTSFLMWLGEQITERGIGNGISLIIFSGIVAGMPGAVVNTLRLLRTGEIAPFLILVLIAGMVAVIAVICFVERGQRRIPVQYAKRVVGRRMYGGQSTHLPLRINTAGVIPPIFASSIIMFPATIAQFIDIPIMQSVSSALSPGGVIYYLLYVGFIFFFCYFYTAVTFNPVDIADNMRKYGGFIPGIRPGKTTSDYIDKVLTRITFGGAIYVSVVCVMPTILIQELNVPFYFGGTALLIVVGVAIDTMAQIESHLVTRHYEGFLKKGALKGRR; the protein is encoded by the coding sequence TTGATCGGCGGTTTCCAGAACATCGGGAAGATACCTGAGCTGAGGAAGCGAATCCTGTTCACGCTGATGATGCTCGCCGTCTATAGGGTCGGTTGTCACATTCCGACGCCCGGGATCGACGGCGCCGCACTGGCGGCGTTCTTCGAGCGGACGCAAGGGACGCTGTTCGGTCTTTTCAATATGTTTTCAGGGGGAGCGCTGGAGAACTTTTCGGTCATGGCCCTTGGAATCATGCCTTACATCAGCGCGGCGATCATCCTGGAGCTGCTCACCGTTGTGATCCCTTACCTGGGAAAGCTCAAGAAGGAAGGCGAGCAGGGAAGAAAGAAGATTACGCAGTATACCCGTTACGGAACCGTAGTGCTGAGCATGGTGCAAGGCTTCGGTATTGCCGTTGGCCTCGAGAAGATGAGCGGCCCGGGTGGAGCCATGGTGGTATTTGAACCGGGCTGGAGTTTCAGACTGATGGCCATGATTACTCTCGCAGCAGGAACCTCGTTCCTTATGTGGCTGGGAGAACAGATCACGGAGCGGGGAATCGGCAATGGGATATCACTGATCATTTTTTCCGGTATTGTGGCGGGAATGCCGGGGGCTGTGGTTAACACCTTACGGCTTCTGCGCACCGGTGAAATTGCGCCGTTTCTTATCCTGGTGCTCATTGCGGGGATGGTTGCGGTAATTGCGGTTATCTGCTTCGTTGAACGAGGACAGCGCCGGATTCCGGTTCAGTACGCAAAACGCGTGGTAGGTCGCCGCATGTATGGCGGCCAAAGCACACATCTGCCCCTTCGGATCAACACGGCCGGAGTCATTCCGCCTATTTTCGCGTCTTCGATCATCATGTTTCCGGCGACGATTGCTCAATTTATCGATATTCCCATCATGCAAAGTGTATCAAGCGCTTTGAGTCCGGGAGGCGTTATCTATTATCTGCTGTACGTCGGATTTATATTCTTTTTCTGCTACTTCTACACAGCGGTGACTTTCAATCCGGTGGATATTGCGGATAACATGAGGAAATACGGTGGATTCATACCGGGCATTCGGCCGGGAAAGACTACGTCGGACTATATCGATAAGGTGCTCACAAGGATCACGTTTGGAGGGGCCATATACGTTTCTGTTGTTTGTGTCATGCCGACCATCCTGATTCAGGAACTCAACGTGCCGTTCTATTTTGGCGGTACGGCTCTCCTGATCGTAGTCGGGGTGGCCATAGACACCATGGCTCAAATCGAGTCTCACCTGGTGACCCGCCATTACGAAGGTTTTTTGAAGAAGGGCGCGCTGAAAGGGCGTCGTTGA